CGTGGTGACGACCTCGCGGACCTGTTGCTGGCCCTGGTCGAGCCGGTCGACGGTGACGTCGTCTGCGTGACCAGCAAGGTGGTGAGCAAGGCGGAGGGCCGGGTGCAGGCGGGCGACCGGGCCGACGCGGTGGCCCGCGAGACCGTCCGCCTGGTGGCCCGCCGCGGGCCGCTGGCGATCGTGGTGAACCGGCTCGGCCTGACCATGGCCGCGGCCGGGGTGGACGCCTCCAACGTCAAGCCCGGCCGGATCGTGCTGCTGCCCGAGGACCCCGACGCCTCCGCCCGTGCCCTGCGCTCCGCTGTCGCGGCACGCACCGGCGTCAACGTCGGCGTCGTGGTCACCGACACCGCCGGGCGCGCGTGGCGCGAGGGCCAGACCGACATCGCCATCGGGGCGGCCGGGCTGACGGTCGTCGACGACCATGCGGGGCGCACCGACCCCTACGGGAACGACCTGCTGGTCACCGCACCGGCGGTCGCCGACGAGCTCGCTGGGGCCGCAGAGCTCGCGGCCGGCAAGCTGCGCGGCCGCCCGTTCACCCTGGTCCGGGGCCGGGGCGATCTCGTGCTGCCACCCGGCGTGGACGGGCCGGGTGCGGCCGGGCTGCTCCGGCCGGCCGGTACCGACCTGTTCGGCCTCGGCTCCCGCGAGGCCGTCCTCGCCGCCCTCGCCGGCGGCGCCGGACACCGCCTCGCCTTCGGCTCGCCCGCGGACGCCGACGAGCTGGCCGGGATCCTCACCGGCCTGCTCGGAGCCGGCAGCGAGGTCGTCCGGGACGGCGAGGGCCTGTGCGTGACCGCGGCCGAGCCCCGGGCGCGCTGGGTGGCGGAGGTCGCGGCGTACGCCCACGGATGGCGCGCCGGCCGGTCCGCCGGCCCGACGCTGGTGCTCGCCCCCGCTGCAACCGAGGAGTCCTGATGACGACGTTCCCGCAGGTCCTGAGCGGGCTACTGGCCGCCGGCGGCGCCCGGCCACTGGTGACCTTCTACGACGACGCCACCGGCGAGCGGACCGAGCTGTCGGTGACGACGTACGCCAACTGGGTGGCCAAGGTCTCCTCGCTCCTGGTCGAGGAGCTCGACCTCGAACGCGGCGGACGGCTGCTGGTCGACCTCCCGGCGCACTGGCTCGGCACCGTCGCCCTCGGCGCCGCGTGGAACTGCGGGCTCGAGGTGGTCTGGGAGGGCGATGCCGACGCCGTGCTCACCGGGCCGGGCGGGCTCGACCGCTGGGCGGGCCTCGCGGGCGGGCGTCCGGTGGTCGCCACCGCCCTGCAGCCGCTGGCCGGCCGCTTCACGGAGCCCCTGCCTGCCGGTGTCCACGACCTCGGGGTCGAGGTGTGGTCGCAGCCGGACGCCTTCGTCCCGTGGAGCGTCCCCGAGCCCGGCGACGCAGCCGTCCCCGGCCTGAACCAGGCGGAGCTCTGGAGAGCGGCCGCCGCCGGTCAGACACGCGACGGCGGCCGCCTCCTGTCGGAGTCGAACCCGGCTTCCCCTTCCGGTCTCGTCTCCTTCACGGGACCGTTGCTGAGCAACGGGTCCCTGGTCCTGGTGGTCAACGCCTCCGTCGAACGGTCGGCGCGGATCGCGGCGGACGAGCGGGTCTCGGACCGATTCGACCCCGATCAGTCCGCGAGGTCATAGCCCTTCATCCCCTGACCGAGGTAGATCGGCGCCCGGAAGCCTCTGGCGGTGCCCGGTACGGCGTACAGGCGACCCGTGCCGCTCTGGCGGACCAGGAGGTCCGGGTGCCCGGTCAGTCGCAGGTCGCTGACGCCGATCACCCAGTCGTACGACGAGGTGTCGAGGCTCAGCTTCGTCGGGCTGTGCAGCCCGCCAGGCCCGTTGCCGTGGTAGAGCGTCAGCCGGCCCCGCCCGCTGCGGAAGATGCTGTCGGGCGCGCCGTCGCCGTCCCACCGGCCGACGCCGATCTGCTGCCCGGACAGGGAGCCCGCCGCCGGGTAGCCGTGCCGCAGCCCGGCGAGTCCCCGGCCGGGGTAGAGCGTCATCACGCCGCCCTTCGGCTGGCCGACGAGATCGGGGTAACCGTCACCGGTCATGTCACCGACCGCCGCGAGCTTCCCGACCTTGCCGAACCCGCTGGCGAGCAGGGTCGCCGGGCCGAGGTGGCCCCGACCGTCGCCGCGACGCAGGTAGAGGTCGCCGGTGGCGGCCCGGCGGTAGATCACGTCGCCGTAGCCGTCGCGGTCCCAGTCCCCCGCAGCCAGCAGCGTGTCGGCC
This genomic window from Nocardioides cynanchi contains:
- the cofE gene encoding coenzyme F420-0:L-glutamate ligase, which translates into the protein MITLWAPDGVGEVRRGDDLADLLLALVEPVDGDVVCVTSKVVSKAEGRVQAGDRADAVARETVRLVARRGPLAIVVNRLGLTMAAAGVDASNVKPGRIVLLPEDPDASARALRSAVAARTGVNVGVVVTDTAGRAWREGQTDIAIGAAGLTVVDDHAGRTDPYGNDLLVTAPAVADELAGAAELAAGKLRGRPFTLVRGRGDLVLPPGVDGPGAAGLLRPAGTDLFGLGSREAVLAALAGGAGHRLAFGSPADADELAGILTGLLGAGSEVVRDGEGLCVTAAEPRARWVAEVAAYAHGWRAGRSAGPTLVLAPAATEES
- a CDS encoding TIGR03089 family protein, with the protein product MTTFPQVLSGLLAAGGARPLVTFYDDATGERTELSVTTYANWVAKVSSLLVEELDLERGGRLLVDLPAHWLGTVALGAAWNCGLEVVWEGDADAVLTGPGGLDRWAGLAGGRPVVATALQPLAGRFTEPLPAGVHDLGVEVWSQPDAFVPWSVPEPGDAAVPGLNQAELWRAAAAGQTRDGGRLLSESNPASPSGLVSFTGPLLSNGSLVLVVNASVERSARIAADERVSDRFDPDQSARS